The Macaca thibetana thibetana isolate TM-01 chromosome 11, ASM2454274v1, whole genome shotgun sequence genome window below encodes:
- the LOC126930843 gene encoding 60S ribosomal protein L27a-like → MPSRPRKTRKLRGHVSHGHGRIGKHRKHPGGCGNAGGLHHHRINFDKYHPGYFGKVGMRHYHLKRNQSFCPTVNLDKLWTLVSEQTRVNAAKNKTGAAPIIDVVRSGYYKVLGKGKLPKQPVIVKAKFFSRRAEEKIKGVGGACGLVA, encoded by the coding sequence ATGCCATCCAGACCGAGGAAGACCCGGAAATTACGGGGCCACGTGAGCCACGGCCACGGCCGCATAGGCAAGCACCGGAAGCACCCCGGAGGCTGCGGTAATGCTGGTGGTCTGCATCACCACCGGATCAACTTCGACAAATACCACCCAGGCTACTTTGGGAAAGTTGGTATGAGGCATTACCACTTAAAGAGGAACCAGAGCTTCTGCCCAACTGTCAACCTTGACAAATTGTGGACTTTGGTCAGTGAGCAGACACGGGTGAATGCTGCTAAAAACAAGACTGGGGCTGCTCCCATTATTGATGTGGTGCGATCCGGCTACTACAAAGTTCTGGGAAAAGGAAAGCTCCCAAAGCAGCCTGTCATCGTGAAGGCCAAATTCTTCAGCAGAAGAGCTGAGGAGAAGATTAAGGGTGTTGGGGGGGCCTGTGGCCTGGTGGCTTGA